One Malaclemys terrapin pileata isolate rMalTer1 chromosome 9, rMalTer1.hap1, whole genome shotgun sequence DNA window includes the following coding sequences:
- the WDR53 gene encoding WD repeat-containing protein 53 gives MAVKWTSGHSSSILCLNVNKEGLVASGAERGELTIWNEEGIHLGQIQLPRADDVTSVVFSPTYPSRLYISHGETISILDVRSLKGPVECFHLNEEEINCLSVNETDSVLAAADDSGAIKIMNLENKKVSRSLRRHSNICSSVAFRPQRPQSLVSCGLDMKVMLWNLQKARPLWTMTLQENEAEGAEQQSAGQFFNPPLAHSLSVAACGNVFGCGGEDGKIRIFRVTGVKFEQELGFKGHTLGVSQVLFLPEEYWLLSGGNDGKVLLWDVSNEVGKQLKSPVKSIHRRKARTPASTKRDGEPNAMVTNEHARVLPKLSIEHGEKVNWISCAEIKGFRRVLVADQRSCISVYPLIET, from the exons ATGGCAGTCAAATGGACTAGTGGACATTCCTCTTCTATATTGTGCTTGAATGTAAACAAAGAAGGGCTGGTAGCTTCcggagcagagagaggagaacTCACAATCTGGAATGAAGAAGGGATTCATTTAGGACAGATACAGCTTCCAAGGGCAGATGATGTCACCAGTGTTGTGTTCTCTCCCACCTACCCCAGCAGGCTATACATCTCCCATGGTGAAACCATTAGCATATTGGATGTCAGATCCCTTAAGGGGCCAGTTGAATGCTTTCATCTGAATGAGGAAGAGATCAATTGCCTGTCAGTGAATGAGACAGATAGTGTCCTGGCTGCTGCAGATGACTCTGgggcaataaaaattatgaaCTTGGAAAACAAGAAAGTCAGCCGGTCCTTGAGGAGGCATTCAAACATCTGCTCTTCTGTAGCCTTTCGACCTCAGCGCCCTCAAAGCCTTGTGTCTTGTGGACTGGACATGAAG GTTATGCTGTGGAACCTGCAGAAAGCTCGCCCACTGTGGACCATGACCCTGCAGGAGAACGAAGCAGAAGGAGCGGAACAGCAATCAGCTGGCCAGTTCTTTAACCCTCCCCTAGCTCATTCTCTGTCTGTTGCAGCATGTGGCAACGTCTTTGGTTGTGGAGGTGAAGATGGTAAAATCCGGATCTTCAGGGTAACCGGTGTCAAGTTTGAACAGGAGCTGGGGTTTAAGGGTCACACTTTGGGGGTGTCACAGGTCCTCTTTCTGCCAGAAGAATATTGGCTGCTTTCGGGAGGAAATGATGGGAAGGTGTTACTGTGGGATGTCAGCAATGAAGTTGGGAAGCAACTGAAGAGTCCTGTGAAATCCATCCACAGGAGGAAGGCCAGAACACCAGCTTCCACCAAGAGAGATGGCGAGCCCAATGCAATGGTTACAAATGAACATGCCAGAGTTTTACCAAAACTAAGCATAGAACATGGAGAGAAGGTAAACTGGATTTCATGTGCAGAGATCAAAGGCTTCAGGAGGGTATTAGTTGCCGATCAGAGAAGCTGTATATCTGTATATCCTCTGATTGAAACCTAG